From a region of the Castanea sativa cultivar Marrone di Chiusa Pesio chromosome 10, ASM4071231v1 genome:
- the LOC142613013 gene encoding molybdate transporter 1-like, with protein MESQDPQIPQKKDPQIPQPHNHALQTPPTETTHHSPLFSCAANFAYKMKANLGFRSKCAELNGAMGDLGTYIPIVLALTLADGLNLGTTLIFTGVYNIITGAIYGVPMPVQPMKAIAAVAISGTGFGVPEIMAAGIITGGVLFVLGVTGLMQLVYKLIPLSVVRGIQLAQGLSFALTAVKYVRTVQNFSKSKSMGNRPWLGLDGLVLAIVCACFIVTVNGAGEEMEHTDERETTNGHDEEESPNTRKRRNLRNFIFSLPSAFLIFLLGVVLAFIRNPKVVNDIKFGPSSIEVVKISKHEWKEGFIKGAIPQLPLSILNSVVAVCKLSSDLFPGRDFSPTSLSVTVGLMNVIGCWFGAMPSCHGAGGLAGQYKFGGRSGGCVAILGTAKLILGLVLGTSLAKILNQFPVGVLGVLLLFAGIELAMASRDMNTKEESFVMLTCTAVSLVGSSAALGFVCGIVAHLLLRLRNFSKDQPRSTIWMRDP; from the coding sequence ATGGAGTCCCAAGACCCCcaaatcccacaaaaaaaagACCCCCAAATCCCACAACCCCATAACCATGCCCTCCAAACCCCACCTACTGAAACCACTCACCACTCACCCTTGTTCAGTTGTGCTGCTAACTTTGCCTACAAAATGAAAGCCAACTTGGGTTTTCGGTCCAAATGTGCTGAATTGAACGGAGCAATGGGGGACTTAGGCACATACATACCAATAGTGTTGGCCTTGACACTAGCAGATGGCCTTAACTTAGGGACAACATTAATATTCACCGGGGTCTACAACATTATCACTGGTGCCATCTATGGTGTTCCTATGCCAGTCCAGCCCATGAAAGCCATAGCTGCTGTGGCCATATCCGGTACCGGTTTTGGCGTCCCGGAGATCATGGCTGCCGGAATTATAACCGGTGGAGTATTGTTTGTATTGGGTGTCACAGGTTTGATGCAACTAGTGTATAAGCTAATTCCTCTCTCTGTTGTTAGAGGAATTCAGCTAGCACAAGGCTTGTCATTTGCACTCACTGCTGTCAAATACGTTAGAACAgttcagaatttttctaagtctAAGTCTATGGGAAATAGGCCTTGGCTTGGATTGGATGGCTTGGTTTTAGCTATTGTTTGTGCTTGTTTTATTGTTACTGTCAATGGTGCAGGCGAGGAAATGGAACACACAGATGAAAGAGAAACCACCAACGGtcatgatgaagaagaaagtcctaatacaagaaaaagaagaaatttgaggaattttattttctcacttCCTTCAgcttttttgatatttttgttgggtgtgGTTTTGGCTTTTATAAGAAATCCAAAAGTTGTGAACGACATCAAATTTGGACCGTCATCTATAGAAGTAGTGAAAATATCAAAGCATGAATGGAAGGAAGGTTTTATTAAGGGAGCAATTCCTCAACTACCCTTATCAATATTGAATTCTGTGGTTGCTGTGTGCAAATTGTCCTCTGATCTTTTTCCAGGAAGAGATTTTTCACCCACATCGCTTTCGGTCACTGTGGGGTTAATGAATGTGATAGGGTGTTGGTTTGGAGCTATGCCAAGTTGCCATGGTGCTGGTGGGTTAGCTGGACAGTACAAGTTTGGAGGCAGAAGTGGTGGGTGTGTTGCAATTCTTGGTACAGCTAAATTGATATTAGGTTTGGTATTAGGTACTTCTTTGGCGAAGATTTTGAACCAATTTCCTGTTGGGGTACTTGGGGTTTTGCTCTTGTTTGCTGGGATTGAGCTAGCTATGGCTTCAAGGGACATGAATACCAAAGAGGAATCGTTTGTGATGCTTACTTGCACAGCAGTTTCACTAGTGGGTTCAAGTGCTGCCCTTGGTTTTGTGTGTGGGATTGTTGCTCATTTGCTTCTGAGGTTAAGAAATTTTAGCAAGGATCAACCTCGTTCTACGATATGGATGCGTGACCCATAG